The following coding sequences lie in one Lolium perenne isolate Kyuss_39 chromosome 2, Kyuss_2.0, whole genome shotgun sequence genomic window:
- the LOC127320814 gene encoding uncharacterized protein: MLLGCATMQESGLCLWSRDTAPDGSVAWMQRRVVKLDEDMSRVYDIYNVIGFADGIGVFYLKALPGILTIDLKSGRVLKNITRIRGFSVIPYMSFYTPDQAMAITLPSIIASSTEGNGEEWGGWEEVGDGEKEGEQQEEEAAQEHFDNGSKAFNDGHYDSAVEFLRQSLESRVVNHGKLSPKCCDTYYRYGCALLCRAQACSSSDDSSLNDSVVEYYSDLDLAWKMLHFARVILEKSPGSSREKVKIFAALAEVSMRREDRDYSIIACSKALGILAYLVDTGRKTLIYTGSRGAFVPVEKPVLIIRH; encoded by the exons ATGCTGCTGGGATGCGCAACTATGCAGGAATCAGGGCTTTGCCTGTGGTCGAGGGACACTGCCCCCGACGGATCTGTGGCATGGATGCAGCGCAGAGTCGTCAAGCTGGACGAGGATATGTCCCGTGTCTATGACATCTACAATGTGATTGGCTTTGCGGATGGAATTGGTGTCTTCTACCTCAAAGCACTCCCTGGCATCCTCACAATTGACCTTAAGTCAGGCAGAGTTCTCAAGAATATAACTCGCATCAGAGGTTTCAGTGTCATTCCCTACATGAGCTTCTACACTCCAG ATCAAGCTATGGCTATAACGCTGCCATCTATTATCGCCTCCTCCACGGAGGGGAATGGTgaggagtggggcggatgggaggaAGTGGGAGATGGGGAGAAGGAGGGGGAACAACAGGAGGAGGAAGCTGCCCAGGAGCATTTCGACAATGGGTCCAAAGCATTTAACGATGGGCACTATGACAGCGCTGTAGAGTTCCTACGCCAATCCCTCGAAAGCAG GGTGGTAAATCATGGTAAACTTTCTCCAAAGTGTTGCGACACATACTACAGATATGGATGTGCTTTGCTGTGCAGAGCTCAAGCCTGCAGTTCATCAGATGACAGCTCTCTGAATGATTCAGTCGTGGAGTATTATTCAG ATTTAGATCTGGCATGGAAAATGTTGCATTTTGCAAGGGTAATACTTGAGAAGAGTCCTGGCAGCAGTAGAGAGAAAGTTAAAATCTTTGCTGCTCTTGCTGAAGTCTCTATGCGAAGAG AAGACAGAGACTACTCAATCATTGCCTGCTCCAAAGCTTTGGGCATCTTGGCGTATTTGGttgacactggtagaaaaacgctcatctataccggttccagaggggcattcgtaccggttgagaaaccggtattaattatccggcactaa
- the LOC127320815 gene encoding uncharacterized protein: MPPRPPLAPAIDGARAEEEEVLLRFPLDDPALLFRAMLVCKAWRSLLTSPKFGTRYRNLHRAPLLLGFFENEENLRVWFEPSSPTSPFPPMHPDHRDLVVLDCRHGLVLLRYPVLDSDARAEELIVWDPVGRRQWEFPPPEFAANITYDNAVVLCAADRCDHLGCHGVPFLVAFVGTNPSVAHASVFSSETREWSPVATCYPPPPADPDFAVDLAYEPKGLVGDVLYFKCDSVILRFDYIRAELSIIRGPS, encoded by the coding sequence ATGCCGCCACGCCCGCCGCTTGCGCCGGCGATTGACGGTGCCAGAGCTGAAGAAGAGGAGGTCCTCCTCCGCTTCCCGCTGGACGACCCCGCGCTCCTCTTCCGCGCCATGCTCGTATGCAAGGCCTGGCGAAGCCTCCTCACCAGCCCCAAGTTCGGCACCCGCTACCGCAACCTCCACCGGGCACCGCTCTTGCTCGGCTTCTTCGAGAACGAGGAAAACCTCCGCGTATGGTTCGAACCCTCGTCCCCCACCTCCCCCTTCCCCCCGATGCATCCCGACCACCGTGACCTCGTCGTGCTCGACTGCCGCCACGGCCTCGTCCTCTTGAGGTATCCCGTCTTGGACTCGGATGCTCGCGCCGAGGAACTCATCGTCTGGGACCCCGTCGGCCGCCGCCAGTGGGAGTTTCCACCTCCGGAGTTCGCCGCCAATATCACCTACGACAATGCGGTGGTGCTCTGCGCCGCCGACCGCTGCGACCACCTCGGCTGCCATGGCGTCCCCTTCCTCGTGGCCTTCGTGGGCACCAACCCCTCGGTCGCCCATGCCTCCGTCTTCTCTTCAGAGACCCGTGAGTGGAGCCCCGTTGCCACTTGTTACCCTCCTCCTCCTGCCGACCCTGACTTCGCAGTCGACCTCGCATATGAGCCCAAAGGCCTTGTGGGAGATGTACTCTACTTCAAATGCGACTCCGTGATTCTACGGTTCGATTATATCAGAGCTGAACTATCAATCATTCGCGGGCCCTCATGA